The following coding sequences are from one Streptomyces sp. NBC_01232 window:
- a CDS encoding ATP-binding cassette domain-containing protein, with amino-acid sequence MDMAIRAEGLRKSYDSHEALGGVDLEVPAGTVLGLLGPNGAGKTTTVRMLATLLEPDGGHATVAGYDIVREPHEVRRRIGLAGQYAAVDEMLTGRENLELIGTLVHLGRAATRVRAQELLERFDLTAAGDRLARTYSGGMRRRLDLAASLVATPSVLFLDEPTTGLDPVSRMGLWTVVRDLVEDGVTVLLTTQYLEEADFLADRIAVIDSGRVIAEGTPDELKRKVGEERLEVTVAVPDRLQDAVAALRRITAAEPSVDAVRGVVSIPVGDGLGTIASAAGTLRLEGVEVSDFALRRPTLDDVFVTLTGTPA; translated from the coding sequence GTGGACATGGCCATTCGCGCGGAGGGACTGCGCAAGAGCTACGACAGCCACGAGGCGCTCGGCGGTGTGGACCTGGAGGTCCCCGCCGGCACGGTACTGGGCCTGCTCGGCCCCAACGGTGCGGGCAAGACCACCACCGTACGCATGCTCGCGACGCTGCTCGAACCGGACGGCGGCCACGCCACGGTCGCCGGCTACGACATCGTGCGCGAGCCGCACGAGGTGCGCCGCCGGATCGGCCTGGCCGGCCAGTACGCGGCCGTCGACGAGATGCTCACCGGCCGCGAGAACCTCGAACTCATCGGCACGCTCGTCCATCTGGGACGCGCCGCCACCCGCGTGCGGGCCCAGGAGCTGCTGGAGCGCTTCGACCTGACCGCGGCCGGAGACCGGCTGGCCCGCACCTACTCGGGCGGTATGCGCCGCCGGCTGGACCTGGCGGCCTCCCTGGTCGCGACTCCGTCGGTGCTGTTCCTGGACGAGCCGACCACGGGGCTGGACCCGGTGAGCCGAATGGGCCTGTGGACGGTCGTACGGGACCTGGTCGAGGACGGGGTCACCGTGCTGCTGACCACCCAGTACCTGGAGGAGGCCGACTTCCTCGCCGACCGCATCGCGGTCATCGACTCCGGCCGCGTCATCGCGGAGGGCACCCCGGACGAACTCAAGCGCAAGGTCGGCGAGGAGCGGCTGGAGGTGACCGTGGCCGTGCCGGACCGCCTGCAGGACGCGGTGGCCGCGCTGCGCCGGATCACCGCGGCGGAACCGTCCGTGGACGCCGTGCGCGGCGTGGTCTCCATCCCGGTCGGCGACGGCCTGGGCACGATCGCGTCGGCCGCGGGGACCCTGCGGCTGGAGGGTGTGGAGGTCAGTGACTTCGCCCTCCGCAGGCCCACCCTCGACGACGTCTTCGTCACGCTCACCGGTACTCCGGCCTGA
- a CDS encoding MbtH family protein yields the protein MSNPFDDQDGTFLVLLNDEGQHSLWPAFAPRPEGWTVALGEGPRDAALAYVEETWTDMRPAGLRAAAGAESSA from the coding sequence GTGTCGAACCCCTTTGACGACCAAGACGGAACCTTTCTGGTGCTGCTGAACGACGAGGGCCAGCACTCCCTCTGGCCCGCCTTCGCCCCGCGCCCCGAGGGCTGGACCGTCGCCCTGGGCGAGGGCCCGCGCGACGCGGCCCTCGCCTACGTGGAGGAGACCTGGACGGACATGCGTCCGGCGGGGCTCCGTGCGGCCGCCGGCGCCGAGTCGTCCGCCTGA
- a CDS encoding cation:proton antiporter, whose protein sequence is MEVIDILTRTAHVLAVLAAILLLAWAGRAAARLLRQPEVIGEITTGLLAGPAALYLMGPASFDAVLPVPVLDTLRLISKAALALFLVGLAHKLQTGPGKQPRRTTAWVAAGSLVPPLVSGLLLAALIVVTDDAAARGDAPFAAFVLMIAVSMSITAVPVMARILTDRGMSESSAGRVALGAAITVDAVGWLLCMLAISLGEGSLAGFLRSTLALAAGAACALAIRFALRTPLARKAYGRTPRTVAVVLAVATLAVAIAMEKMGMTAIVGAALVGFAIPRDEHAPWAPAVDGIARSGRLLVPAFFVVTGITVLNGSFSQASWLLIAATFLLACAGKGVGGYLGARLGGRPPADARRVAVLMNTRGLTELIVLQAGFSAGILTGPMVLALVVMALATTALTGPLLGLLDHRERRVPGPAVQAGSAEPELALAMEGSTR, encoded by the coding sequence ATGGAAGTTATCGACATCCTGACCCGCACCGCCCACGTCCTGGCCGTTCTCGCCGCGATCCTGCTGCTGGCCTGGGCGGGGCGGGCGGCAGCCCGTCTGCTGCGTCAGCCGGAGGTGATCGGCGAGATCACCACGGGCCTGCTGGCCGGTCCGGCCGCCCTCTACCTGATGGGCCCCGCGTCCTTCGACGCCGTGCTCCCCGTTCCGGTCCTGGACACCCTGAGGCTCATCTCCAAGGCGGCGCTCGCGCTGTTCCTGGTCGGCCTGGCCCACAAGCTGCAGACCGGCCCGGGGAAGCAGCCGCGCCGCACCACCGCCTGGGTCGCGGCGGGCTCGCTGGTCCCGCCGCTGGTCAGCGGCCTGCTCCTGGCGGCTCTGATCGTGGTGACCGACGACGCCGCAGCCCGCGGCGACGCCCCGTTCGCCGCCTTCGTGCTGATGATCGCCGTGAGCATGTCCATCACCGCGGTACCCGTGATGGCCCGCATCCTCACCGACCGGGGCATGAGCGAGTCCTCCGCGGGCCGGGTCGCGCTCGGCGCGGCCATCACGGTGGACGCCGTCGGCTGGCTCCTGTGCATGCTCGCCATCAGCCTCGGCGAGGGCAGCCTCGCCGGCTTCCTCCGCTCGACGCTGGCCCTGGCGGCCGGCGCCGCCTGCGCGCTGGCGATCCGCTTCGCGCTGCGCACCCCCCTCGCCCGGAAGGCGTACGGGAGGACCCCGCGCACGGTGGCCGTCGTCCTGGCGGTGGCCACCCTCGCGGTGGCGATCGCCATGGAGAAGATGGGCATGACCGCCATCGTCGGGGCCGCCCTGGTGGGCTTCGCGATCCCCCGCGACGAGCACGCCCCGTGGGCGCCCGCCGTCGACGGCATCGCCCGCTCCGGGCGTCTCCTGGTGCCCGCCTTCTTCGTGGTCACCGGCATCACGGTGCTGAACGGCAGCTTCTCGCAGGCGTCCTGGCTGCTGATCGCGGCCACGTTCCTGCTGGCCTGCGCGGGCAAGGGCGTCGGCGGATACCTCGGCGCCCGGCTCGGGGGCCGGCCGCCGGCCGACGCCCGGCGCGTGGCCGTCCTCATGAACACCCGCGGACTGACCGAACTGATCGTGCTCCAGGCCGGTTTCAGCGCCGGAATCCTCACGGGGCCCATGGTCCTGGCCCTGGTCGTGATGGCGTTGGCCACCACCGCCCTGACCGGGCCGCTCCTCGGCCTCCTCGACCACCGGGAGCGCCGCGTGCCCGGTCCGGCCGTGCAGGCCGGCTCCGCCGAACCCGAGCTCGCCCTGGCGATGGAAGGCAGCACCAGATGA
- a CDS encoding AfsR/SARP family transcriptional regulator translates to MEINILGSVSLSWGDRTYAMASKRVTSLLTFLALSPRTTVSSDQIEDELWGHQRMTNARNALQANVLRLRKYLEALTGIKGTELIRTVGSGYLLDLAPERVDAHRFLRQAETGAALVHDDPAHAILELERALALWRGPALMDSVDGVRIRLAASHLEERRITAYEDLITAMLTVAAHRISVPELRQLAQEHPERERLSELLMLALYREGRQAEALEVFHGARRRLAGDLGLEPGRALNRAYQAILEQDDVLGEPRQALVYAGRN, encoded by the coding sequence ATGGAAATCAACATACTCGGTTCCGTCTCCCTTTCCTGGGGAGACCGCACCTATGCCATGGCCTCGAAGCGGGTCACCTCGCTCCTGACGTTCCTCGCCCTCTCACCGCGCACCACGGTCTCGTCCGACCAGATCGAGGACGAGCTCTGGGGCCATCAGCGGATGACGAACGCACGCAACGCCCTCCAGGCCAACGTGCTCCGGCTGCGCAAGTACCTGGAAGCCCTGACCGGGATCAAGGGGACGGAGCTGATCCGCACCGTCGGCAGCGGCTACCTGCTCGACCTGGCTCCCGAACGCGTCGACGCCCACCGCTTCCTGCGGCAGGCCGAGACCGGCGCCGCCCTGGTCCACGACGACCCGGCGCACGCCATCCTCGAGCTGGAACGGGCGCTCGCACTGTGGCGCGGGCCGGCCCTGATGGATTCGGTGGACGGGGTACGCATCCGGCTCGCCGCCTCCCACCTGGAAGAACGCCGGATCACCGCCTACGAGGACCTCATCACGGCCATGCTCACCGTCGCCGCCCACCGCATCTCGGTGCCGGAGCTGCGCCAGCTCGCCCAGGAGCACCCCGAGCGGGAGCGGCTGAGCGAACTGCTGATGCTGGCCCTGTACCGGGAGGGCAGGCAGGCCGAGGCGCTGGAGGTCTTCCACGGCGCGCGCCGCCGGCTCGCAGGCGACCTCGGGCTGGAGCCCGGCCGCGCCCTGAACCGGGCGTACCAGGCGATCCTCGAACAGGACGACGTGCTCGGGGAGCCCCGCCAGGCCCTCGTCTACGCCGGGCGGAACTGA
- a CDS encoding ABC transporter ATP-binding protein, whose product MTGTPDPQGRHVVRLESVRKTYGGSKNEVTALDNVSIGLDRGTFTAVMGPSGSGKSTFLHCAAGLDRPTSGSVLLDGVDLSRLGERELTQFRRRRIGFIFQAFNLLPALSVLDNVTLPLRLAGKRPQKGAVAEVLERVGLGGRENRRPGELSGGQQQRVAIARALITKPAVIFGDEPTGALDTYTAREVLTLLREAVEQAGQTIVMVTHDPVAASHADRVLFLADGRIVDHLDRPTADQVAERMTHLGAWGTRPSAVAAAAQGTLL is encoded by the coding sequence ATGACAGGGACACCGGACCCGCAGGGTCGGCACGTCGTCCGCCTGGAATCCGTACGGAAGACCTACGGCGGCTCGAAGAACGAGGTCACCGCTCTCGACAACGTGAGCATCGGCCTGGACCGGGGCACCTTCACCGCGGTGATGGGACCCTCCGGCTCCGGCAAGAGCACCTTCCTGCACTGCGCTGCGGGTCTGGACCGTCCCACCTCCGGCTCCGTGCTGCTGGACGGGGTGGACCTGTCGCGGCTGGGGGAACGGGAGCTCACGCAGTTCCGGCGCCGGCGGATCGGCTTCATCTTCCAGGCGTTCAACCTGCTCCCCGCGCTGTCCGTCCTGGACAACGTGACCCTGCCGCTGCGGCTGGCCGGCAAGCGGCCCCAGAAGGGCGCGGTCGCCGAGGTGCTGGAGCGGGTCGGGCTGGGCGGCCGGGAGAACCGCCGCCCGGGCGAGCTCTCCGGCGGCCAGCAGCAGCGCGTCGCCATCGCCCGGGCACTGATCACCAAGCCGGCGGTCATCTTCGGCGACGAGCCGACCGGCGCCCTGGACACCTACACGGCACGCGAGGTGCTGACCCTGCTCCGCGAGGCGGTCGAGCAGGCCGGCCAGACCATCGTGATGGTCACGCACGACCCGGTCGCCGCCTCCCACGCCGACCGGGTGCTGTTCCTCGCGGACGGCCGGATCGTGGATCACCTCGACCGGCCCACCGCCGACCAGGTCGCCGAGCGCATGACGCACCTGGGTGCCTGGGGCACCCGCCCGTCGGCCGTGGCCGCGGCGGCACAGGGGACCCTGCTGTGA
- a CDS encoding flavin reductase family protein yields the protein MTTQPTTATAAQASADAFRSLMSEFPTGVCAVTARDLDGEPWGMTCSSVTSVALAPPTLLVNLRVGSPTLRSLLNSGSFSVNFLHAEAQETAELFASGNPDRFALTPWEQPPGPGGPHLVRDAHTVADCEVVLTQRMGDHVTVYGEVRRISRQHSLPPLLYGQRQFRSWSQT from the coding sequence ATGACCACTCAACCCACCACGGCGACCGCAGCCCAGGCGTCGGCCGACGCCTTCCGCTCGCTCATGAGCGAGTTCCCCACGGGAGTCTGCGCCGTCACCGCCCGCGACCTCGACGGCGAGCCGTGGGGCATGACCTGCTCCTCGGTCACCAGCGTCGCGCTCGCCCCGCCGACCCTGCTCGTCAACCTCAGGGTGGGCAGCCCCACCCTGAGATCCCTTCTCAACTCCGGTTCGTTCTCCGTCAACTTCCTGCACGCGGAGGCCCAGGAGACCGCCGAGCTGTTCGCCTCCGGCAATCCGGACCGGTTCGCGCTGACCCCCTGGGAGCAGCCGCCCGGCCCGGGCGGCCCGCACCTGGTCCGCGACGCCCACACCGTCGCGGACTGCGAGGTCGTCCTCACCCAGCGGATGGGCGACCACGTCACGGTCTACGGCGAAGTCCGCCGGATATCCCGGCAGCACAGCCTCCCGCCGCTCCTCTACGGGCAGCGGCAGTTCCGCTCCTGGTCGCAGACCTGA
- a CDS encoding tryptophan halogenase family protein, translated as MLNKIVIVGGGTAGWMTASYFKAAFGDRIDITLVESGHVGAVGVGEATFSDIRHFFEFLGLKEKDWMPACNATYKLAVKFENWREEGHYFYHPFEQMRSVNGFPLTDWWLNNGPTDRFDKDCFVMASVIDAGLSPRQEDGTLIDSPFVEGADEMAGLTMVEHQGKTQFPYAYQFEAALLAKYLTKYSVERGVKHIVDHVEEVKLDERGWISGVTTTDHGDITGDLYIDCTGFRGLLLNKALETPFISYKDTLPNDSAVALQVPMDMERRGILPCTTATAQDAGWIWTIPLMGRVGTGYVYAKDYISPEEAERTLREFVGPAAADVPANHINMRIGRSENSWVKNCVGIGLSSGFVEPLESTGIFFIHHAIEQLAKNFPGDDWNSVQRELYNDSIAHVMDGVREFLVLHYVAAKRNDTQYWRDAKTRAIPESLAARIEKWKTQLPDSETVFPYYHGLPPYSYMCILLGMGGIELKPSPALALSDPGAAEREFEAIREKTRQLTEVLPKAYDYFARMRA; from the coding sequence ATGCTCAACAAGATCGTGATTGTGGGCGGCGGCACCGCCGGCTGGATGACGGCCTCGTACTTCAAGGCCGCGTTCGGGGACCGCATCGACATCACGCTGGTCGAGTCCGGTCACGTCGGCGCGGTCGGCGTGGGCGAGGCGACGTTCAGCGACATCCGCCACTTCTTCGAGTTCCTCGGACTCAAGGAGAAGGACTGGATGCCCGCCTGCAACGCCACGTACAAACTCGCCGTCAAGTTCGAGAACTGGCGGGAGGAGGGCCACTACTTCTACCACCCGTTCGAGCAGATGCGGTCGGTCAACGGCTTCCCGCTCACGGACTGGTGGCTGAACAACGGTCCGACGGACCGCTTCGACAAGGACTGCTTCGTCATGGCCTCGGTCATCGACGCCGGCCTCAGCCCGCGCCAGGAGGACGGCACGCTCATCGACTCGCCGTTCGTCGAGGGCGCGGACGAGATGGCCGGACTGACGATGGTCGAGCACCAGGGCAAGACGCAGTTCCCCTACGCCTACCAGTTCGAGGCCGCACTGCTGGCCAAGTACCTCACGAAGTACTCGGTCGAGCGCGGGGTCAAGCACATCGTCGACCACGTCGAGGAGGTCAAGCTCGACGAGCGCGGCTGGATCTCCGGGGTCACCACCACCGACCACGGCGACATCACCGGCGACCTGTACATCGACTGCACCGGCTTCCGCGGCCTGCTCCTCAACAAGGCCCTGGAGACTCCGTTCATCTCCTACAAGGACACGCTGCCCAACGACAGTGCCGTCGCCCTCCAGGTCCCGATGGACATGGAGCGCAGGGGCATCCTGCCGTGCACCACGGCCACCGCCCAGGACGCCGGCTGGATCTGGACGATCCCGCTGATGGGCCGCGTCGGCACGGGCTACGTCTACGCCAAGGACTACATCTCCCCGGAGGAGGCCGAGCGGACGCTGCGCGAGTTCGTCGGCCCGGCCGCCGCGGACGTTCCCGCCAACCACATCAACATGCGGATCGGCCGCAGCGAGAACTCCTGGGTCAAGAACTGCGTCGGCATCGGCCTGTCCAGCGGCTTCGTCGAGCCCCTGGAGTCCACCGGCATCTTCTTCATCCACCACGCGATCGAGCAGCTCGCCAAGAACTTCCCCGGGGACGACTGGAACTCGGTCCAGCGCGAGCTCTACAACGACTCCATAGCCCATGTCATGGACGGGGTGCGCGAGTTCCTCGTACTCCACTACGTCGCGGCCAAGCGCAACGACACCCAGTACTGGCGCGACGCGAAGACCCGCGCGATCCCCGAGTCGCTGGCCGCCCGCATCGAGAAGTGGAAGACGCAGCTCCCGGACTCCGAGACGGTCTTCCCCTACTACCACGGCCTGCCGCCGTACTCCTACATGTGCATCCTCCTGGGCATGGGCGGCATCGAGCTGAAGCCCTCCCCGGCCCTGGCCCTGTCCGACCCGGGCGCCGCCGAGCGCGAGTTCGAGGCGATCCGCGAGAAGACCCGCCAGCTCACCGAGGTCCTGCCCAAGGCCTACGACTACTTCGCCAGGATGCGCGCCTGA
- a CDS encoding ArsR/SmtB family transcription factor codes for MQRIHFTAADVARTRLKITAGPLVESAFAHGLLGRGVSAPFARWRSQVGDRLRPLAGGPAAPAGPGTDGEAALGALLRIIEQGAAGGDLTRVWQTAVAPYWDHLLAFLEVECEARGRVLMGGGAELLLTTLHSRITWRAPVLEIHDGPDTDIHLDGRGLVLAPSVFLAHRAGRVTRSLDPSAPVVLAFAAPPDSHQATALWDKPDDSGQSLGALVGQTRAAALHVLRASCTTTQLADRLGISAAGASQHTAVLRRTGLITTRRVRNTVLHTLTPLGAALLKGMAVQSAAGSRHRPPAAVLPPAGVLQHAS; via the coding sequence GTGCAAAGGATCCATTTCACCGCTGCTGACGTCGCCCGCACCCGCCTGAAGATCACGGCGGGACCGCTGGTCGAGTCGGCCTTCGCCCACGGACTCCTCGGACGGGGCGTCAGCGCCCCGTTCGCGCGCTGGCGCAGCCAGGTCGGGGACCGGCTCCGGCCCCTGGCCGGCGGCCCCGCCGCTCCGGCCGGCCCCGGTACGGACGGCGAGGCCGCCCTCGGCGCCCTGCTGCGGATCATCGAGCAGGGCGCGGCGGGGGGCGACCTCACCCGGGTGTGGCAGACCGCGGTGGCCCCGTACTGGGACCACCTGCTGGCGTTCCTGGAGGTCGAGTGCGAGGCCCGGGGCCGGGTGCTGATGGGCGGCGGGGCCGAACTGCTGCTGACCACGCTGCACTCCCGCATCACCTGGCGGGCGCCGGTGCTGGAGATCCACGACGGGCCCGACACGGACATCCACCTGGACGGACGCGGCCTGGTGCTGGCGCCATCGGTGTTCCTGGCCCACCGGGCCGGCCGCGTCACCCGCAGCCTGGACCCGTCCGCGCCGGTGGTGCTGGCGTTCGCCGCGCCGCCGGACAGCCACCAGGCGACCGCGCTGTGGGACAAGCCGGACGACAGCGGGCAGTCGCTGGGCGCCCTGGTCGGCCAGACCCGGGCGGCCGCGCTGCACGTGCTGCGGGCCAGCTGCACCACGACCCAGCTCGCCGACCGGCTCGGCATCTCGGCAGCCGGCGCCAGCCAGCACACGGCCGTGCTGCGCCGGACGGGCCTGATCACGACGCGCCGCGTACGCAACACCGTGCTGCACACCCTGACCCCGCTCGGCGCCGCGCTGCTCAAGGGCATGGCCGTGCAGTCCGCCGCAGGAAGCCGGCACAGGCCCCCGGCCGCGGTTCTCCCGCCCGCCGGCGTCCTGCAGCACGCGTCCTGA
- a CDS encoding FtsX-like permease family protein, with translation MIRIALRTLRHHRGGFIASFIALFFGATIVVACGGLLETGIHNAAPPQRLAAAPVVVTGEQRYLGTSSEMVFPERVRFDAALAAKIEAVPGVERTAADVSFPASLAPAGGKGPAAQVTGHGWASAALTPYRITQGSAPADTGHVVLDTRLAQRAGLSPGSRVEIRSGGASRTYEVSGLAEGDGEAGGVFLSDAAALDARAAAGLPGTVDNIGVFPASGADTAAVADAVRKAVAGAQVSVLTGDERGRAENPGVIDDGSDLIPLAAAFGGLSAMVTVFVASSTLGLSIQQRQREMALLRAIGTTPGQLRRLILGETVLLAAIATALACIPGPRVGRWLLSAFADAGVVPETIVFRAGSVPLIVGVGTAFVTAVGAAFIAANSAARTRPTEALAEAGLQRRWFSGFRSVLGLFCLIGGAALAVGTAGTDGPDAGSVATPAAMVWTIGFGLLGPVLARGITASLRRPVRALSGLSGHLATRNAKARTARLAAAVMPVMLATGLAVGLIYMQTTQADGADRAFDESLRADAVVTSVSGGMPLETVDAIRGLPGVEAASAQVPSLGFIEPDVPVDPTANGGDGESSAPQPTEVSMQGVTPEGVARTTSFRAASGSLDRLRGDTVALPARYAGDRKIGDTVPMRLGDGTRVDLELVATVDGKRGYETALVPASVLVGHTDAGLVPQIMVSAAPGTDRAALEASLRTLADRQPGLRVTDRQALTAVAADNSDTQSWMAYLVLAVVVGYAAIALVNTQVLATTERRREFMLQRLIGATRRQVMQMMAMEAVLVSVAGIVLGLLVALLTLVPFSMSVLGTTLPTGSPWILVTVVGGALGLTLATTLLSAGAVLRGRPGDLAGIKE, from the coding sequence GTGATCAGGATCGCGCTGCGCACCCTGCGCCACCACAGGGGCGGATTCATCGCCTCGTTCATCGCGCTGTTCTTCGGCGCGACCATCGTCGTGGCCTGCGGCGGTCTGCTGGAGACGGGCATCCACAACGCCGCCCCGCCCCAGCGGCTGGCCGCGGCCCCCGTCGTCGTGACCGGGGAGCAGCGCTACCTCGGCACCTCCAGCGAGATGGTCTTCCCCGAGAGGGTCCGCTTCGACGCGGCTCTCGCCGCGAAGATCGAGGCGGTCCCCGGGGTGGAGCGCACCGCCGCCGACGTCTCCTTCCCCGCCTCCCTGGCACCGGCCGGCGGCAAGGGCCCGGCCGCACAGGTCACCGGCCACGGCTGGGCCTCCGCCGCCCTCACCCCGTACCGCATCACCCAGGGCTCCGCGCCCGCGGACACCGGTCACGTCGTCCTGGACACCCGGCTCGCGCAGCGGGCGGGCCTGAGCCCCGGCTCCCGGGTCGAGATCCGCTCCGGCGGCGCTTCCCGGACGTACGAGGTCTCCGGCCTGGCGGAGGGCGACGGCGAGGCTGGCGGGGTCTTCCTGTCCGATGCCGCCGCCCTCGACGCACGGGCCGCCGCCGGACTGCCCGGCACCGTCGACAACATCGGCGTCTTCCCGGCCTCCGGCGCGGACACGGCTGCGGTGGCCGACGCCGTCCGCAAGGCGGTCGCCGGAGCGCAGGTGTCGGTACTGACCGGTGACGAGCGGGGCCGCGCCGAGAACCCGGGCGTGATCGACGACGGCAGCGACCTGATCCCGCTGGCCGCCGCGTTCGGCGGACTGTCCGCCATGGTCACCGTCTTCGTCGCCTCCTCCACCCTCGGCCTGTCCATCCAGCAGCGGCAGCGCGAGATGGCCCTGCTGCGGGCCATCGGCACCACCCCCGGCCAGCTGCGCCGGCTGATCCTGGGCGAGACCGTCCTGCTGGCGGCCATCGCCACGGCGCTGGCGTGCATTCCCGGGCCACGCGTCGGACGCTGGCTGCTGAGCGCCTTCGCCGACGCGGGCGTGGTCCCCGAGACGATCGTCTTCCGCGCCGGATCCGTCCCGCTGATCGTCGGCGTGGGCACCGCGTTCGTCACCGCCGTCGGCGCCGCGTTCATCGCGGCCAACAGCGCGGCCCGGACCCGGCCCACCGAGGCGCTCGCCGAAGCGGGCCTCCAGCGCCGGTGGTTCAGCGGCTTCCGCTCGGTCCTGGGGCTGTTCTGCCTGATCGGCGGAGCCGCCCTGGCCGTCGGCACGGCCGGTACGGACGGCCCGGACGCCGGGAGCGTCGCCACCCCGGCGGCGATGGTGTGGACGATCGGCTTCGGTCTCCTCGGCCCGGTCCTGGCCCGGGGCATCACGGCCTCGCTGCGCCGCCCGGTGCGCGCGCTGTCCGGGCTCTCCGGACACCTCGCCACCCGCAACGCCAAGGCCCGTACGGCCCGGCTCGCGGCGGCGGTGATGCCGGTGATGCTCGCCACCGGTCTGGCCGTCGGCCTGATCTACATGCAGACCACTCAGGCCGACGGCGCCGACCGGGCGTTCGACGAGAGCCTGCGGGCCGACGCGGTGGTGACCTCCGTGTCCGGCGGCATGCCGCTGGAGACCGTGGACGCGATCCGCGGCCTGCCCGGGGTCGAGGCGGCCTCCGCCCAGGTCCCCAGCCTCGGCTTCATCGAGCCCGACGTACCGGTCGACCCGACCGCGAACGGCGGTGACGGGGAGTCGAGCGCCCCGCAGCCCACCGAGGTGTCGATGCAGGGCGTCACCCCCGAGGGGGTCGCGCGGACGACCTCCTTCCGGGCCGCCTCCGGCAGCCTGGACCGGCTGCGCGGTGACACCGTCGCCCTGCCGGCCCGGTACGCCGGCGACCGGAAGATCGGCGACACCGTGCCGATGCGCCTGGGCGACGGCACCCGCGTGGACCTCGAACTGGTCGCCACCGTCGACGGCAAGCGCGGCTACGAGACCGCCCTGGTCCCGGCATCCGTACTGGTGGGGCACACCGACGCGGGACTCGTCCCGCAGATCATGGTGAGCGCCGCGCCGGGCACCGACCGGGCCGCCCTGGAGGCGTCGCTGCGCACCCTCGCCGACCGGCAGCCCGGCCTGCGGGTCACCGACCGGCAGGCGCTGACGGCGGTCGCCGCGGACAACAGCGACACCCAGTCCTGGATGGCCTACCTGGTCCTGGCCGTGGTCGTCGGCTACGCGGCGATCGCCCTGGTCAACACCCAGGTGCTGGCCACCACCGAGCGCCGGCGCGAGTTCATGCTCCAGCGGCTGATCGGCGCCACCCGCCGGCAGGTGATGCAGATGATGGCGATGGAGGCGGTCCTGGTCTCCGTGGCGGGCATCGTCCTCGGCCTGCTGGTGGCGCTGCTGACCCTGGTGCCCTTCAGCATGAGCGTGCTGGGCACGACGCTCCCGACGGGCTCCCCGTGGATCCTCGTCACGGTGGTCGGCGGCGCCCTGGGCCTGACCCTGGCCACGACCCTGCTGTCGGCGGGCGCGGTCCTGCGCGGCAGGCCCGGCGACCTGGCGGGCATCAAGGAGTGA